A stretch of Prunus dulcis chromosome 6, ALMONDv2, whole genome shotgun sequence DNA encodes these proteins:
- the LOC117629946 gene encoding light-inducible protein CPRF2, whose amino-acid sequence MDRMFSVEEMSDQLWSSSAPPVNEADDDLSKMNRSASEWAFQRFLQEASPYSPSPSPPQPPPPPSSSSTHHDHNDVAEIKMINAHHPNPTHAPNNNNSNDYNSNSTPSFSLQPPNVPVDSEEYQAFLKTKLNLACAAVALSRVKGSLADSQDSAVLAGSGSQASNTSHLGSQAPSKGAGYDLSRPHDKNANAPVGIPSLPATQHRSVVPVRQATSGSSRELSDDEDIEGETAITENMDPADVKRVRRMLSNRESARRSRRRKQAHLSELEAQASQLRVENSSLLKRLTDADRKYNEAAVDNRVLKADIETLRAKVKMAEETVKRITGLNMFHAMSEISSIGMPPFDGSPSETSTDAAVPVQDDPNHHFCRPASNSPTPTHDLRVKHDSADIPSVENVQQNSAATSADAVGNKMGRTPSLQRVASLEHLQKRIRGGNPSGPHSNGEQ is encoded by the exons atgGATAGGATGTTCTCAGTGGAGGAAATGTCTGACCAGCTGTGGTCTTCTTCAGCACCACCAGTCAATGAAGCAGACGACGATTTGTCCAAAATGAACCGGAGCGCATCGGAGTGGGCTTTCCAGCGGTTTCTCCAAGAAGCCTCTCCCTACTCACCATCACCCTCACCACCACAgccacctccacctccttcttcttcttcaactcaCCATGACCACAACGACGTCGCAGAGATCAAGATGATCAATGCCCACCACCCCAATCCCACTCACGCCcctaacaacaacaacagcaacgACTATAATAGCAACAGTACGCCGTCGTTTAGCCTGCAACCACCTAATGTTCCCGTTGATTCCGAAGAGTACCAGGCCTTCCTCAAGACCAAGCTCAATCTCGCCTGCGCTGCTGTGGCCTTGTCTCGCGTGAAG GGATCTTTGGCAGACAGTCAAGATTCTGCTGTTTTAGCTGGCAGTGGATCACAGGCTTCCAATACTTCACATTTGGGATCTCAAGCCCCTTCTAAAG GAGCTGGGTATGATTTATCCAGGCCGCATGATAAGAATGCTAATGCACCAGTTGGCATTCCTTCATTACCTGCAACACAACATAGATCTGTGGTTCCCGTAAGGCAAGCAACTAGTGGATCATCAAGGGAACTGTCAGATGATGAGGACATTGAAGGAGAAACTGCAATAACTGAGAATATGGACCCTGCTGATGTGAAACGTGTGAGGAG AATGCTCTCTAATAGAGAGTCGGCTAGACgctcaagaagaagaaagcaggCCCATTTGAGTGAGCTTGAGGCACAG GCATCTCAATTAAGAGTTGAGAACTCCTCTCTATTGAAGCGTCTGACTGATGCAGACCGAAAGTACAATGAAGCAGCTGTTGACAATAGAGTTTTAAAAGCTGATATTGAAACATTGAGAGCAAAG GTAAAGATGGCTGAGGAGACAGTGAAAAGAATTACTGGGTTGAATATGTTCCATGCCATGTCAGAGATTTCCTCCATTGGCATGCCACCATTTGATGGAAGCCCTTCAGAGACATCAACAGATGCTGCTGTCCCGGTGCAAGATGACCCAAATCATCACTTTTGCCGACCTGCTTCTAATAGCCCTACACCCACTCATGACCTGAGAGTCAAGCATGATTCTGCAGACATCCCTTCAGTTGAAAATGTGCAGCAGAATTCTGCAGCTACATCAGCAGATGCTGTGGGGAACAAGATGGGGCGAACACCTTCCCTACAGCGAGTAGCTAGCTTAGAGCATCTGCAGAAGCGGATTAGAGGTGGAAATCCTTCTGGTCCTCATTCCAATGGAGAGCAGTAG